The following proteins are co-located in the Leptodactylus fuscus isolate aLepFus1 chromosome 8, aLepFus1.hap2, whole genome shotgun sequence genome:
- the ASB8 gene encoding ankyrin repeat and SOCS box protein 8: MLHMYRKCSLSERLIRTISSIRSLPGDTVESLIRKGVDVNSPHDTLMPLHSACMVCDADCVELLLEHGANVNALDGYQRTALHYAAEKDETCVEILLEYSADPNAPDGNQDTPLHWAAFKNMDGCVQALLEGGAKVNARDYNQDTPLSWAVMKGNLESVRLLLEYGAQPDTANLKGQYPAGRLAVLMGRGLGGEREEECLELLHRACGTLRLRREGGVPPEAARDTQLCQRLAKLCSVPGSLKALARRAVRGSLGERQLSQVVTELPIPKSIQDFVLLLH; this comes from the exons ATGCTCCACATGTACAGGAAGTGCTCGCTCTCGGAGAGGCTGATCCGCACTATCTCCTCCATCCGCTCTCTGCCGGGAGATACAGTAGAGTCCCTTATACGCAAG GGGGTCGATGTCAATAGCCCTCATGATACCCTGATGCCGCTACACAGTGCCTGTATGGTGTGCGATGCCGACTGCGTGGAGCTGCTCTTGGAGCACGGGGCAAAT GTGAACGCTCTCGATGGCTACCAGCGCACAGCCCTGCACTACGCAGCAGAAAAAGACGAGACGTGTGTGGAGATCCTCCTGGAGTACAGCGCTGACCCCAATGCCCCGGATGGTAACCAGGACACTCCCTTACACTGGGCCGCTTTCAAAAACATGGACGGCTGTGTACAGGCCTTACTAGAGGGGGGTGCAAAGGTCAATGCCAGAGACTACAACCAGGACACCCCACTAAGCTGGGCAGTTATGAAAGGTAACCTAGAGAGCGTGCGGCTGCTCCTGGAATATGGGGCACAGCCCGACACGGCTAACCTCAAAGGTCAGTACCCAGCTGGGCGACTAGCAGTCCTGATGGGTAGAGGCCTGGGTGGTGAGCGGGAGGAGGAATGCCTGGAACTCCTGCACAGAGCTTGTGGTACCCTCAGGCTGAGAAGAGAAGGAGGTGTGCCCCCTGAGGCCGCCCGTGATACCCAGCTTTGTCAGCGTCTTGCCAAATTGTGCTCAGTCCCAGGCTCTTTGAAAGCTTTGGCAAGGCGGGCGGTGAGGGGCAGTCTTGGGGAACGTCAGCTGTCTCAGGTGGTGACTGAGTTGCCTATTCCTAAATCTATACAGGACTTTGTTCTGCTGCTGCACTGA